A region of Roseobacter litoralis Och 149 DNA encodes the following proteins:
- a CDS encoding regulator of G-protein signaling domain-containing protein, which produces MEKTRQRRGATLNHPPLQNQNVPRRTTSSGRLVQFQHDADQSPATQQLHAVQRRANGVIQRAVDSSHGSSKRHANQSPTVQLAQTIQAKRLAPSDVSFELIFQDQALYKAFYAQCESEYVQENLHFLDLAKRNNYKSNLKIIIDEFIRTGSPQQVNVSGAMRANLINAAAPLMTEGEDAKKAVNFTKAFARVDRAMSPIITEICNILQFDAFLRFKKTRAFRVACGAPRRKRGEMRL; this is translated from the coding sequence TTGGAAAAGACCAGACAGCGCCGCGGGGCCACCCTCAATCACCCCCCTTTGCAAAATCAAAATGTACCCAGGCGCACAACAAGCAGCGGGCGGTTGGTGCAGTTCCAACACGACGCCGATCAAAGCCCCGCGACGCAGCAGCTGCATGCCGTGCAACGCCGTGCGAATGGTGTGATCCAGCGCGCAGTCGACAGCAGCCACGGCTCGTCCAAGAGACATGCAAACCAAAGCCCTACCGTCCAATTGGCGCAAACGATTCAGGCCAAGCGCCTCGCGCCCAGCGATGTCAGTTTTGAGCTTATTTTCCAAGATCAGGCCCTCTACAAAGCCTTCTATGCTCAATGCGAAAGCGAGTACGTCCAAGAAAATCTGCACTTTCTTGACCTTGCAAAACGCAACAACTACAAGAGTAATTTAAAGATTATCATTGACGAATTTATTCGCACAGGCAGTCCTCAGCAGGTCAACGTCAGCGGCGCTATGCGAGCGAATCTGATCAATGCCGCCGCCCCGCTGATGACAGAGGGTGAAGATGCAAAAAAGGCAGTCAATTTTACAAAAGCGTTTGCGCGCGTGGACAGAGCTATGTCGCCCATCATCACTGAGATTTGCAACATACTCCAGTTTGACGCTTTCCTCCGTTTCAAAAAAACACGCGCCTTTCGTGTTGCATGCGGCGCGCCACGACGCAAACGTGGAGAAATGCGCTTGTGA
- the rpsQ gene encoding 30S ribosomal protein S17 — protein MPKRILSGVVTSDANAQTVTVSVERRFTHPVLKKTIRKSKKYRAHDENNTFKTGDAVRIVECAPKSKTKRWEVLQAAEA, from the coding sequence ATGCCAAAGCGTATTCTGTCCGGCGTCGTGACCTCCGATGCAAACGCACAAACAGTTACCGTATCCGTAGAGCGCCGCTTTACCCATCCGGTTCTGAAAAAGACGATCCGTAAGTCCAAGAAATACCGGGCGCACGATGAGAACAACACATTCAAGACGGGCGACGCCGTTCGTATTGTTGAATGTGCACCAAAATCAAAGACCAAACGTTGGGAAGTGCTGCAAGCCGCTGAGGCCTGA
- the rpmD gene encoding 50S ribosomal protein L30, translating to MAKTIVVKQIGSPIRRPAKQRATLIGLGLNKMHKTRELEDTPSVRGMVNSISHMVEIIEEKG from the coding sequence ATGGCTAAAACTATCGTCGTCAAACAGATCGGCTCCCCGATCCGCCGCCCCGCCAAACAGCGTGCCACGCTGATCGGTCTGGGCCTGAACAAGATGCACAAAACCCGCGAGCTGGAAGACACCCCTTCCGTGCGCGGCATGGTGAACTCGATCTCTCATATGGTCGAAATCATCGAGGAAAAGGGCTAA
- a CDS encoding (2Fe-2S)-binding protein, producing MNIDSRIQTLPEAGASVQFTLDGETVTARAGTPLAAALLAHSGEASRHTASGAGRTAFCMMGVCFDCLVEVDGTPNTQACMVSVRDGMVVNRQTGLRPLGGGNDVRV from the coding sequence ATGAACATCGATTCTCGCATTCAAACCTTACCTGAGGCAGGCGCCTCCGTGCAATTCACCCTTGATGGTGAGACCGTGACAGCGCGCGCGGGAACGCCCCTCGCCGCGGCCCTGCTCGCCCATTCCGGGGAGGCGAGCCGTCACACCGCCAGTGGCGCGGGGCGCACCGCGTTCTGCATGATGGGCGTGTGTTTTGACTGTCTGGTGGAGGTTGATGGCACCCCCAACACGCAAGCCTGCATGGTTTCCGTCCGCGACGGCATGGTGGTGAATCGCCAGACCGGGCTGCGCCCCCTTGGTGGAGGTAACGATGTCCGCGTTTGA
- the rplN gene encoding 50S ribosomal protein L14: MIQMQTNLDVADNSGARRVQCIKVLGGSKRKYASVGDIIVVSVKEAIPRGRVKKGDVRKAVVVRTAKEVRRDDGTAIRFDRNAAVILNNNNEPIGTRIFGPVVRELRAKNFMKIISLAPEVL; encoded by the coding sequence ATGATCCAGATGCAGACCAACCTGGATGTTGCTGACAACAGCGGCGCACGCCGTGTTCAGTGCATCAAGGTACTGGGTGGTTCCAAGCGTAAATACGCATCCGTCGGCGACATTATTGTCGTGTCGGTCAAGGAAGCCATTCCGCGCGGTCGTGTGAAAAAAGGCGACGTCCGTAAGGCCGTCGTTGTTCGCACCGCCAAAGAAGTACGTCGCGACGATGGCACCGCCATTCGTTTTGACCGCAACGCAGCGGTCATTCTCAACAACAACAATGAGCCAATCGGTACACGTATCTTTGGCCCGGTTGTGCGTGAGCTGCGCGCGAAAAACTTCATGAAAATCATCTCACTCGCTCCGGAGGTGCTGTAA
- the rplF gene encoding 50S ribosomal protein L6, which produces MSRIGKKPVDLPAGVSASVSGQTIEVKGPKGTRAFKATDDVTLTVEDNVVTITPRGKSKRARQQWGMSRTMVENLVTGVTDGFKKELEIQGVGYRAAMNGNTLRLNLGLSHDVDYTPPEGVTVTAPKQTEIIVEGIDEQLVGQVAANIRQWRKPEPYKGKGIRYKGEFVFRKEGKKK; this is translated from the coding sequence ATGTCTCGTATTGGTAAAAAACCGGTCGATCTGCCTGCCGGTGTCAGCGCATCAGTCAGCGGTCAGACCATCGAAGTCAAAGGCCCCAAGGGCACACGCGCGTTCAAAGCAACGGACGACGTAACCCTGACGGTCGAGGACAATGTTGTCACCATCACGCCTCGCGGCAAATCCAAGCGCGCGCGGCAACAGTGGGGCATGTCCCGCACGATGGTTGAAAACCTTGTCACCGGCGTCACCGATGGTTTCAAGAAAGAGCTTGAAATTCAGGGTGTCGGCTATCGTGCTGCCATGAATGGCAACACACTTCGCCTGAACCTCGGCCTGTCGCATGATGTGGACTATACCCCACCAGAGGGTGTGACCGTCACAGCGCCGAAGCAAACCGAAATCATTGTGGAAGGCATTGACGAACAACTCGTTGGTCAGGTCGCCGCGAACATCCGCCAGTGGCGTAAACCCGAGCCCTACAAGGGCAAAGGCATCCGCTACAAAGGTGAGTTCGTCTTCCGCAAAGAAGGCAAGAAGAAGTAA
- a CDS encoding NAD(P)/FAD-dependent oxidoreductase gives MPAAQSDITIIGGGVVGLCVAMGLLQAGHPVRVLDGADSDARASQGNFGLVWGQGKGWDFAPYARWTGEALAAWPEFAARLADLSGIDVALDQSGGFEFFTEIGEMDDFAAMLARQQKHLGNRFSHEVLSGDEVRREVPGIGADVVGATYSRLDGHVNPLRFLRALRLAVTALGGEVIPDAHVASIAPLPSGGFDLTLAHGEKTGADRVLLCAGLGAMKLAADLGFQTKIRPQRGELLITEKLGERLPFLSSTIRQVDEGGIQIGGTKADAGMDDSETLDVMAGLARHAVQVFPALADVRVIRAWGALRVMSPDGYPVYARSQDHPGAYLVTCHSGVTLASMHATSLVEWIENTPAAPDLEAFDEHRFSHSNLT, from the coding sequence ATGCCAGCGGCACAGTCGGACATCACAATCATCGGCGGGGGCGTTGTCGGCCTGTGCGTGGCGATGGGATTGCTACAGGCAGGCCACCCTGTGCGCGTGCTGGATGGCGCCGACAGTGATGCGCGGGCCTCTCAGGGCAATTTCGGTCTGGTTTGGGGGCAAGGCAAAGGTTGGGATTTCGCGCCTTATGCGCGATGGACGGGCGAGGCTTTGGCCGCCTGGCCAGAGTTCGCCGCAAGACTGGCCGATCTGTCTGGCATTGACGTGGCGCTCGATCAATCCGGTGGCTTTGAATTTTTCACGGAGATTGGCGAAATGGATGACTTCGCCGCGATGCTGGCCCGGCAACAAAAGCATCTCGGCAATCGGTTCAGCCATGAGGTACTCAGCGGAGATGAGGTTCGCCGCGAGGTGCCCGGCATCGGCGCGGATGTTGTCGGCGCGACCTATTCCCGGCTCGACGGACATGTGAACCCCCTGCGGTTCCTGCGCGCCCTGCGCTTGGCGGTGACCGCGCTGGGTGGTGAGGTGATACCTGATGCGCATGTTGCCAGCATTGCGCCCCTCCCGAGCGGTGGGTTTGATCTGACACTGGCGCATGGCGAAAAGACCGGCGCGGACAGGGTTCTGCTCTGTGCAGGGTTGGGGGCAATGAAACTTGCAGCCGATCTTGGGTTTCAAACCAAGATCCGCCCGCAACGCGGTGAATTGCTGATTACCGAAAAACTCGGGGAACGCCTGCCATTCCTCTCAAGCACGATCCGACAGGTGGATGAGGGCGGCATCCAGATTGGCGGCACCAAGGCTGATGCGGGCATGGACGACAGCGAAACGCTGGATGTCATGGCGGGTCTGGCGCGACACGCGGTGCAGGTTTTTCCCGCCTTGGCCGATGTGCGTGTGATCCGCGCCTGGGGCGCGTTGCGTGTCATGTCGCCGGACGGCTATCCGGTTTATGCCCGCTCGCAGGACCATCCCGGTGCCTATCTCGTGACCTGCCACAGCGGCGTTACGCTGGCCTCGATGCATGCAACCAGCCTTGTCGAATGGATTGAAAACACACCCGCAGCACCTGATCTGGAGGCTTTCGATGAACATCGATTCTCGCATTCAAACCTTACCTGA
- a CDS encoding LysR substrate-binding domain-containing protein, with protein sequence MLHRLTHRQIEAFRAVMETGQVTAAADVLGTTQPSVSKMIADLEHVAGFSLFERRARQVIPTADAHALYEEVERSFVGMSEISRVIEDIRDFRKGSLMIAGMPALALKFLPDVIAEFIADEPGITVSLRARSSQAVQRHLISQQFDLGFATLDTDHPAVIRQPICETHMLAVLPVGHALGQKDVLEPMDFDQCPFIALGAEIGTRSETDAFLAIGSARPHIIAEAQLSSSICELVSAGTGISIVEPVTATYFASAGRLVTRPLRPVQPFRYDILTPALRQPSRAASRFLKLVEHKFATVLEG encoded by the coding sequence ATGTTGCATCGATTGACCCACCGACAGATCGAGGCGTTTCGCGCCGTGATGGAGACCGGTCAGGTCACCGCAGCCGCCGACGTGTTGGGCACCACGCAACCCTCCGTGAGCAAGATGATCGCTGACCTTGAGCATGTCGCGGGGTTCAGCCTGTTTGAGCGGCGCGCAAGGCAGGTGATCCCGACGGCGGACGCGCATGCGCTTTATGAAGAGGTGGAACGATCCTTTGTCGGCATGTCTGAAATCTCGCGAGTGATCGAGGACATCCGGGATTTTCGCAAGGGCAGTCTGATGATTGCGGGCATGCCTGCGCTGGCGTTGAAATTTCTGCCCGATGTGATCGCCGAGTTCATCGCCGACGAGCCGGGGATCACGGTTTCGCTGCGCGCACGCAGTTCACAAGCCGTTCAGCGGCATCTGATTTCCCAGCAATTCGACCTTGGCTTTGCCACCTTGGATACGGACCACCCCGCCGTGATACGCCAGCCGATCTGCGAAACGCATATGTTGGCGGTCCTGCCGGTTGGTCACGCTTTGGGGCAGAAGGACGTCCTGGAGCCTATGGATTTTGACCAGTGCCCGTTTATCGCCTTGGGGGCTGAGATCGGAACACGGTCCGAAACTGACGCGTTTCTCGCGATAGGGTCAGCACGGCCGCACATCATTGCAGAAGCGCAGCTTTCCAGTTCAATCTGCGAATTGGTATCAGCGGGCACCGGCATTTCAATTGTGGAGCCCGTCACAGCGACATATTTTGCATCGGCGGGGCGTCTCGTGACGCGGCCTTTGCGACCGGTCCAACCGTTCCGCTATGACATCCTGACGCCCGCACTGCGCCAGCCGTCGCGCGCGGCTAGCCGCTTTCTAAAGCTTGTCGAGCACAAGTTCGCGACAGTTCTTGAAGGGTGA
- the rpsH gene encoding 30S ribosomal protein S8, with amino-acid sequence MNDPIADMLTRIRNSQMRGKSTVMTPGSKLRAWVLDVLADEGYIRGYEKTTGEDGHPAIEISLKYYEGEPVIRELKRVSKPGRRVYMGVNDIPVVRQGLGVSIVSTPKGVMSDQAARSANVGGEVLCTVF; translated from the coding sequence ATGAACGATCCTATCGCAGATATGCTGACACGCATCCGTAACTCTCAGATGCGCGGCAAATCCACCGTCATGACACCCGGCTCCAAGCTGCGTGCGTGGGTGCTGGATGTGTTGGCGGACGAAGGTTACATCCGTGGCTACGAGAAAACCACGGGCGAAGATGGTCATCCGGCCATCGAAATCAGCCTGAAGTATTACGAAGGCGAACCTGTCATTCGCGAATTGAAGCGGGTCTCCAAGCCCGGTCGCCGCGTTTACATGGGCGTCAATGACATCCCCGTTGTCCGTCAGGGCCTCGGTGTGTCGATTGTCTCCACCCCCAAGGGTGTGATGTCTGACCAAGCAGCACGTAGCGCCAATGTTGGCGGCGAAGTGCTCTGCACCGTCTTCTAA
- the rpmC gene encoding 50S ribosomal protein L29 — MNAKELHDKTPDQLREELANLKKTSFNLRFQQATGQLENPAQIRKARRDAARVKTILNQKAASAAASE, encoded by the coding sequence ATGAACGCCAAGGAACTACACGACAAAACGCCGGACCAGCTGCGTGAAGAGCTGGCCAATCTGAAAAAGACCTCCTTTAACCTGCGCTTCCAGCAAGCGACAGGCCAGTTGGAGAACCCTGCGCAAATCCGCAAGGCACGCCGCGATGCGGCCCGTGTCAAAACGATTTTGAACCAAAAAGCGGCGTCAGCCGCTGCGTCTGAGTAA
- the secY gene encoding preprotein translocase subunit SecY, whose protein sequence is MVSAVESMAANTSWSALGKATDLRNRILFTLGLLIVYRLGTFIPVPGIDGVALREFMEQAGQGIGGMVSMFTGGALGRMGIFALGIMPYISASIIVQLMTAMVPKLEALKKEGEQGRKKINQYTRYGTVFLATLQAYGLAVSLEAGDIVTDPGMFFRASCVITLVGGTMFLMWLGEQITARGIGNGISLIIFVGIIAEVPAAMAQFFASGRSGAISPAVIIGVILMVILTIMFVVFMERALRKIHIQYPRRQVGMKVYDGGSSHLPVKVNPAGVIPAIFASSLLLLPVTISTFSGNSTNPIMSWLLANFGPGQPLYLAFFTTMIVFFTYFYTFNVSFKPDDVADNLKNQNGFIPGIRPGKKTSEYLEYVVNRVLVLGSAYLAAVCLLPEILRGEFAIPFYFGGTSVLIVVSVTMDTIQQVQSHLLAHQYEGLLEKSQLRGKSGKGRKKRSPVRR, encoded by the coding sequence ATGGTTTCTGCTGTCGAGAGCATGGCTGCCAATACCAGCTGGTCCGCGCTGGGTAAGGCAACTGACCTGCGCAACCGTATCCTGTTTACGCTGGGACTGCTGATCGTTTACCGCCTCGGGACGTTTATCCCGGTGCCGGGGATTGATGGCGTCGCACTGCGCGAGTTCATGGAGCAGGCGGGGCAGGGCATCGGCGGGATGGTGTCGATGTTTACCGGCGGCGCCTTGGGGCGGATGGGTATTTTTGCCCTCGGCATCATGCCGTATATCTCTGCCTCGATCATTGTGCAGCTTATGACGGCCATGGTGCCCAAGCTGGAAGCCTTGAAGAAAGAGGGCGAGCAGGGCCGCAAGAAGATCAACCAATACACGCGCTATGGTACGGTTTTCCTTGCCACACTGCAGGCCTATGGCCTTGCCGTGAGCCTAGAGGCGGGCGATATCGTTACCGATCCGGGCATGTTTTTCCGGGCGTCCTGCGTGATTACGCTGGTCGGTGGCACCATGTTCCTGATGTGGCTGGGCGAGCAGATCACCGCGCGCGGCATCGGCAACGGTATTTCGCTGATCATCTTTGTAGGCATTATCGCCGAGGTTCCGGCGGCGATGGCACAGTTCTTTGCCTCTGGCCGTTCCGGCGCGATCAGCCCGGCCGTGATCATCGGTGTGATCCTGATGGTCATTCTAACGATCATGTTCGTGGTGTTCATGGAACGCGCCTTGCGCAAGATTCACATTCAATACCCGCGCCGTCAGGTGGGTATGAAGGTTTACGACGGTGGCTCAAGCCACTTGCCGGTCAAGGTAAACCCAGCGGGCGTTATCCCGGCGATCTTTGCCTCCTCGCTTTTGCTGCTGCCGGTGACGATCAGCACGTTCTCGGGCAATTCGACCAACCCGATCATGTCGTGGCTTTTGGCGAACTTTGGCCCCGGTCAACCGCTCTATCTGGCGTTTTTCACGACCATGATCGTGTTCTTTACCTATTTCTACACGTTCAATGTCAGCTTTAAGCCCGACGATGTGGCGGACAACCTGAAAAACCAGAACGGCTTTATTCCCGGCATCCGTCCGGGCAAAAAGACCTCGGAGTACCTTGAGTATGTGGTGAACCGCGTGCTGGTTCTGGGGTCGGCCTATCTGGCTGCTGTCTGCCTGTTGCCCGAAATCCTGCGCGGTGAGTTCGCCATACCGTTCTATTTCGGCGGCACCTCCGTTCTCATTGTAGTCTCAGTAACGATGGATACCATTCAGCAAGTGCAAAGCCATTTGCTGGCCCACCAATACGAAGGCCTGCTGGAGAAGTCGCAACTGCGCGGCAAAAGCGGTAAAGGCCGCAAAAAACGGAGCCCTGTGCGTCGATGA
- the rplR gene encoding 50S ribosomal protein L18, whose amino-acid sequence MANSKRQLFIKRRLRVRNKLRKVNAGRVRLSVHRSNKNISVQLIDDVAGKTLASASTLEKDLGCVGQNNIEAAAKVGAAIAERAKKAGVSEAYFDRGGFLFHGKVKAVAEAAREGGLKI is encoded by the coding sequence ATGGCAAACAGTAAAAGACAACTGTTCATCAAACGCCGCCTGCGCGTTCGGAACAAGCTTCGCAAGGTGAATGCAGGGCGCGTGCGCCTGAGTGTACACCGCTCCAACAAGAACATCAGCGTTCAGCTGATCGACGATGTGGCGGGCAAGACGCTCGCTTCGGCATCGACGTTGGAAAAAGATCTGGGCTGCGTTGGTCAGAACAACATCGAAGCGGCGGCCAAGGTCGGCGCGGCGATTGCTGAACGGGCCAAGAAAGCCGGTGTCAGCGAAGCCTATTTTGACCGGGGCGGTTTCCTCTTTCACGGCAAGGTCAAGGCAGTCGCCGAAGCCGCGCGTGAAGGTGGTTTGAAAATCTAA
- the rplE gene encoding 50S ribosomal protein L5 has product MLDSANYTPRLKAVYKDTIRAALKEEFGYKNDMQIPRLDKIVLNIGCGAEAVRDSKKAKSAQADLTLIAGQKALTTIAKKSIAGFRVREEMPLGAKVTLRGDRMYEFMDRLITIAMPRIRDFRGVSGKSFDGRGNYAMGLKEHLVFPEIDFDKIDENWGMDIVIATTAHTDAEAKSLLKAFNMPFNS; this is encoded by the coding sequence ATGCTTGATTCCGCAAATTATACCCCGCGCCTGAAGGCTGTCTACAAGGACACGATCCGTGCAGCGCTCAAGGAAGAGTTCGGCTATAAGAACGACATGCAGATCCCGCGTCTGGACAAGATCGTCCTGAACATCGGATGTGGTGCCGAAGCCGTACGCGACAGCAAGAAAGCCAAGTCCGCGCAAGCCGACCTGACGCTGATTGCAGGTCAGAAAGCGCTGACAACCATTGCCAAGAAGTCCATCGCGGGTTTCCGGGTGCGTGAAGAAATGCCCTTGGGTGCCAAAGTAACCCTGCGCGGCGATCGCATGTATGAATTCATGGATCGTCTGATCACGATTGCGATGCCTCGTATCCGCGACTTCCGCGGCGTATCGGGCAAGTCTTTCGATGGTCGTGGCAACTATGCCATGGGCCTCAAAGAGCACCTCGTGTTTCCCGAGATCGATTTTGATAAAATCGATGAAAACTGGGGAATGGACATTGTGATCGCCACCACGGCGCATACCGACGCTGAAGCGAAGAGCCTGTTGAAAGCGTTCAACATGCCTTTCAACTCATAA
- the rplO gene encoding 50S ribosomal protein L15, whose protein sequence is MKLHELSDNDGATKKRKRVGRGPGSGTGKMGGRGIKGQKSRSGVAIKGYEGGQMPLYQRLPKRGFNKPNRKAYAVVNLGLIQKFVDAGKIDASAAITEDALIASGLVRRKKDGIRVLAKGDVTGKLNIEVTGASKSAIEAVSKAGGSLTVTAPVAETSEA, encoded by the coding sequence ATGAAACTGCATGAACTTTCCGACAACGACGGTGCCACCAAGAAACGCAAGCGCGTTGGTCGTGGTCCGGGTTCTGGCACCGGTAAAATGGGTGGCCGGGGTATCAAGGGTCAGAAATCCCGTTCGGGTGTGGCCATCAAGGGCTATGAGGGCGGCCAGATGCCGCTCTATCAACGTCTGCCAAAGCGGGGCTTCAACAAGCCGAACCGCAAGGCCTATGCCGTTGTAAACCTTGGTCTCATCCAGAAATTCGTGGACGCGGGCAAGATCGACGCGAGCGCTGCCATCACCGAAGATGCGCTGATTGCCTCCGGCCTGGTGCGTCGCAAGAAGGACGGCATTCGTGTGCTGGCCAAGGGGGATGTGACGGGCAAACTGAACATCGAAGTCACCGGCGCATCCAAATCTGCGATCGAAGCGGTGTCCAAAGCGGGCGGTTCCCTGACCGTTACGGCGCCCGTCGCGGAAACGTCAGAGGCGTAA
- a CDS encoding adenylate kinase produces the protein MNIILLGPPGAGKGTQARMLEQERGMVQLSTGDMLREAKDSGTEMGKVVADVMARGALVTDEIVIGLIKEKLETVEASGFIFDGFPRTLAQADALGELMDETGQTLDKVVEMRVDDAALVARITARSTCAGCGEVYNDLTKPIPADGVCTNCGQAKEFKRRADDNEESLKTRLMEYYKQTSPLIGYYYAKEMLSRVDGLGAIDAVQAEIKDALDT, from the coding sequence ATGAATATAATACTGTTGGGGCCACCAGGGGCCGGTAAAGGCACTCAGGCCCGGATGCTCGAACAAGAGCGCGGCATGGTACAACTCAGCACCGGTGATATGCTGCGCGAAGCCAAGGACAGCGGGACCGAGATGGGCAAGGTTGTCGCGGACGTGATGGCGCGCGGTGCCTTGGTGACCGATGAGATCGTGATCGGCCTGATCAAGGAAAAGCTGGAGACGGTCGAGGCGTCGGGTTTCATCTTTGACGGCTTTCCGCGCACATTGGCGCAGGCCGATGCGCTGGGCGAGTTGATGGACGAAACGGGCCAGACGCTCGACAAAGTAGTTGAGATGCGTGTCGATGACGCAGCCCTTGTGGCGCGTATCACGGCACGGTCGACCTGCGCGGGCTGCGGTGAGGTTTACAACGACCTGACGAAACCGATCCCGGCAGATGGGGTGTGCACCAATTGCGGGCAGGCCAAGGAATTCAAGCGGCGCGCGGATGACAATGAGGAAAGCCTCAAGACGCGCCTGATGGAATATTACAAACAGACATCGCCGCTGATCGGATATTATTACGCCAAGGAAATGCTGTCGCGCGTCGACGGTCTGGGCGCGATTGACGCCGTGCAAGCCGAGATCAAGGACGCGCTGGATACGTAA
- the rpsE gene encoding 30S ribosomal protein S5, producing MAERDNNRRGNRRDRDEAPEFADRLVAINRVSKTVKGGKRFGFAALVVVGDQKGRVGFGKGKAKEVPEAIRKATEQAKRQMIRVQLREGRTLHHDMEGRHGAGKVVMRSAPEGTGIIAGGPMRAVFEMLGIKDVVSKSIGSQNPYNMIRATMDGLRKESSPRSVAQRRGKKVADILPKVDAAPAPAETADA from the coding sequence ATGGCAGAACGTGACAACAACCGTCGTGGCAACCGCCGCGATCGTGACGAAGCACCGGAATTCGCAGACCGTCTGGTCGCGATCAACCGCGTGTCCAAGACCGTAAAAGGTGGTAAGCGCTTTGGTTTCGCAGCCCTCGTGGTTGTGGGTGATCAAAAAGGCCGCGTCGGTTTCGGCAAAGGGAAAGCGAAAGAGGTCCCCGAGGCCATCCGCAAAGCCACCGAGCAGGCCAAGCGCCAGATGATCCGTGTACAGTTGCGCGAAGGTCGCACGCTGCACCACGACATGGAAGGCCGTCATGGCGCTGGTAAAGTCGTTATGCGCTCGGCACCTGAGGGGACCGGGATCATCGCCGGTGGTCCGATGCGTGCTGTTTTCGAAATGCTGGGCATCAAGGACGTTGTGTCCAAGTCCATCGGTTCGCAGAACCCCTATAACATGATCCGCGCCACCATGGACGGATTGCGCAAAGAGTCCTCGCCCCGTTCGGTCGCACAACGTCGCGGCAAGAAAGTGGCTGACATTCTGCCCAAAGTGGACGCAGCACCCGCGCCTGCTGAAACAGCAGACGCATAA
- the rpsN gene encoding 30S ribosomal protein S14: MAKKSMIAREKKREALVAKYATKRAELKAIVNDQEKPMEERFRASLKLAKLPRNSSAVRLHNRCQLTGRPHAYYRKLKISRIALRDLGSAGQIPGMVKSSW; encoded by the coding sequence ATGGCTAAGAAATCCATGATCGCACGCGAAAAGAAGCGTGAAGCACTGGTCGCCAAATACGCGACGAAACGTGCCGAGTTGAAAGCGATTGTAAACGACCAGGAAAAGCCGATGGAAGAGCGTTTTCGCGCCTCCCTGAAGCTGGCGAAACTGCCCCGCAACTCTTCGGCTGTGCGTCTGCACAACCGCTGCCAGCTGACGGGCCGTCCGCACGCGTATTATCGTAAACTGAAAATTTCGCGGATCGCGCTGCGGGACCTTGGCTCAGCAGGCCAGATCCCCGGCATGGTCAAGTCGAGCTGGTAA
- the rplX gene encoding 50S ribosomal protein L24, whose translation MAAKLKKGDKVIVLAGKDKGKTGSISSVDPKSGKAIVDGVNISIRATRQSQTEQGGRIPKAMPIDLSNLAYVDANGKATRVGFKIEGDKKVRFAKSTGDVIDA comes from the coding sequence ATGGCTGCTAAACTGAAAAAAGGTGACAAGGTCATCGTTCTGGCAGGCAAGGACAAGGGCAAGACAGGCAGCATTTCGTCTGTGGACCCGAAATCCGGCAAAGCCATCGTGGACGGCGTGAACATTTCGATCCGCGCCACGCGTCAGTCCCAGACCGAGCAGGGCGGACGTATTCCAAAGGCGATGCCAATCGACCTGAGCAACCTCGCCTATGTGGATGCCAACGGTAAAGCCACCCGTGTCGGGTTCAAGATTGAAGGCGACAAGAAAGTGCGTTTCGCCAAGTCAACAGGGGATGTGATCGATGCTTGA